One window of the Chitinophaga niabensis genome contains the following:
- a CDS encoding RluA family pseudouridine synthase, whose product MSDQLPVLEDELENGEGSEELYERVNLVVDKGQEPIRIDKFIQNRIEGATRSKVQQAIEAGMVLVNDKPTKANYKVRPLDRLIVYSNRSPESNEIIPENIPLNIVYEDEDVMVINKPPGMVVHPGSGNPNGTLVNALAYYLSEDKENVVETIPRFGLVHRIDKNTSGLLVIAKSEKAMTDLAKQFFDHTVNRRYMALVWGDFEEDKGTVEAHVGRHQRLRKIMDVFPDGEHGKEAITHYEVLERFNYVTLIACKLETGRTHQIRVHMQHIRHPLFNDETYGGDRIVKGTVYTKYKQFIDNCFEVMPRHALHAQTLGFIHPKTRKPMLFESELPADFTAVLEKWRRYKRREED is encoded by the coding sequence ATGAGTGATCAATTGCCGGTACTGGAAGATGAACTGGAAAACGGGGAAGGTAGTGAGGAACTATACGAAAGGGTGAACCTTGTGGTAGACAAGGGGCAGGAGCCTATACGGATAGACAAGTTCATCCAGAACCGCATTGAAGGTGCCACCCGCAGTAAAGTACAGCAGGCTATTGAAGCAGGCATGGTGCTGGTGAACGATAAACCCACCAAAGCCAACTATAAAGTGCGGCCCCTGGACCGCCTCATCGTTTATTCCAACAGGAGCCCTGAAAGCAATGAGATCATCCCGGAGAATATTCCCCTGAACATTGTATATGAGGATGAAGATGTAATGGTGATCAATAAACCGCCCGGTATGGTAGTACATCCCGGTTCCGGTAATCCCAACGGTACATTGGTGAATGCACTGGCCTATTACCTTAGCGAGGATAAAGAAAATGTGGTGGAAACCATCCCCCGCTTCGGGCTGGTACACCGGATAGATAAAAATACCAGCGGCCTGCTGGTGATTGCCAAATCAGAAAAAGCGATGACAGACCTGGCCAAACAATTCTTTGACCATACCGTTAACAGGCGTTATATGGCATTGGTATGGGGTGATTTTGAAGAAGATAAGGGTACGGTGGAAGCACATGTGGGCCGCCATCAGCGTCTCCGCAAGATCATGGATGTTTTCCCGGATGGGGAACACGGCAAGGAAGCCATCACCCATTACGAAGTGCTGGAACGTTTTAACTATGTGACCCTCATTGCCTGCAAGCTGGAAACCGGCCGTACGCACCAGATCAGGGTACATATGCAGCATATCCGCCACCCCTTGTTCAATGATGAAACCTATGGCGGGGACCGCATTGTTAAAGGTACCGTATACACAAAATATAAGCAATTCATAGACAACTGTTTTGAGGTAATGCCAAGGCATGCCCTGCATGCCCAGACTTTAGGCTTTATCCACCCCAAAACCCGTAAACCTATGCTGTTTGAAAGCGAACTGCCAGCCGATTTCACGGCCGTTTTAGAGAAATGGAGAAGATATAAACGCCGGGAGGAGGATTGA
- the lipB gene encoding lipoyl(octanoyl) transferase LipB: MKQQIRVNDLGVIPYQRAWDYQEQLLQESVQLKAALRNGTADASAAIAHHLLFCEHPPVYTLGKSGHLENLLINRQQLEEKGIEFVQTNRGGDITFHGPGQVVGYPIIDLELFFTDIGRYLRFLEEVIIRTMADYGLKGDRSKGETGVWLDPENPAKARKICAMGVRCSRWVTMHGFAINVNTDMDYFSNIVACGITDKQVTSLEKELGHAIPLEEVKSKIAKYFAEVFEAELLTAQEDITCNSAE, encoded by the coding sequence ATGAAACAGCAGATAAGAGTGAACGATTTGGGTGTAATTCCCTACCAGCGCGCCTGGGACTACCAGGAACAGTTATTACAGGAAAGTGTGCAATTGAAGGCCGCCCTGCGTAATGGCACTGCTGATGCATCTGCTGCCATTGCCCACCACCTGCTGTTTTGCGAACATCCTCCTGTTTATACACTCGGCAAAAGCGGCCACCTGGAGAACCTGCTGATCAACCGCCAGCAATTGGAGGAAAAGGGGATCGAATTCGTGCAAACCAACAGGGGTGGGGATATCACCTTCCACGGTCCCGGCCAGGTAGTAGGTTACCCCATCATAGACCTGGAGCTGTTCTTCACAGATATAGGCCGGTATTTACGTTTCCTGGAAGAAGTGATTATCCGTACTATGGCAGATTACGGCCTGAAAGGAGATCGCTCAAAAGGGGAAACAGGCGTATGGCTGGACCCTGAAAACCCTGCAAAAGCCCGGAAGATCTGTGCAATGGGGGTTCGTTGCAGCCGCTGGGTAACCATGCATGGCTTTGCCATCAATGTGAATACAGACATGGATTATTTCAGCAACATTGTGGCCTGTGGTATTACTGATAAGCAGGTTACCTCCCTGGAAAAGGAACTTGGCCATGCCATTCCTTTGGAAGAAGTGAAAAGTAAGATCGCAAAATATTTTGCAGAAGTATTTGAAGCAGAACTACTTACAGCTCAGGAAGATATTACTTGTAACTCAGCGGAATAA